A region from the Variovorax sp. RKNM96 genome encodes:
- a CDS encoding VOC family protein, with protein sequence MPTTTAPPIHGLHHFAWRCRDSEETRHFYEDLLGLPLAHIIQSDHVPSTGEYCPYVHIFFQMRDGSYIAFFDLGDDTAALPSPNTPAWVNHIALRVDSVDDLLAAKARLEGAGVEVLGVTDHHIIESIYFFDPNGIRLELTTPTVPQAEMDAHARHARADLDAWTARKAGLRAAKGASNV encoded by the coding sequence ATGCCGACGACGACTGCCCCACCTATCCACGGACTGCACCACTTCGCATGGCGCTGCCGCGACAGCGAGGAGACCCGCCACTTCTACGAAGACCTGCTGGGCCTGCCGCTCGCGCACATCATCCAGAGCGACCACGTGCCCAGCACCGGCGAGTACTGCCCCTACGTGCACATCTTTTTCCAGATGCGCGACGGCTCCTACATCGCCTTCTTCGACCTGGGCGACGACACCGCCGCGCTGCCTTCGCCGAACACGCCCGCGTGGGTGAACCACATCGCGCTGCGCGTCGATTCGGTGGACGACCTGCTGGCCGCCAAGGCGCGGCTCGAAGGCGCGGGCGTCGAGGTGCTGGGGGTGACCGATCACCACATCATCGAATCGATCTACTTCTTCGACCCGAACGGCATTCGCCTGGAGCTGACGACGCCGACCGTGCCGCAAGCGGAGATGGATGCGCATGCGCGGCATGCGCGTGCGGACCTCGATGCATGGACCGCGCGCAAGGCCGGGCTGCGCGCGGCGAAAGGCGCGTCGAATGTCTGA